The genomic DNA gatatttaaattattttgaagacTTAACGTAactaagtttaattatttgaataatttatttacggtGTCATGAGAAGTTGATGGATTTTAGTAGcagcataaattaattttaagacgCCCTCGACTTATTTAAATCAACGTAACAAAATTatgtgttaatttaaaataattttatattttttaatgacatttaTCCGgagtatattaatttttatgtaaagtattttccattatttaattttaggtttgaaatttgaaatttaaaatttttatttgcccgCGCGTTGCCCGACTATCAAATGTCATTACTACGAgctgttattatttaaaattttttttaaatttaaaaaattacgactTGAAGGCTAAAAGACATTTAAATCTAACGACGTACGATGTCaagaaagtaattattaattttaaaagcttCGCTCTGGTTATTTTAGTTCCCTACAAAAGTCTATCGAAAGTAAGCGCGAGCatcgattttataaattttaaatgtcgcTCTCGGGTAATATCACTCTTATACACTTTTCTTAAAGCTAATGAAGATAACTcactttatttcttttattttttaacttcagaTAAAAGTTTAGACACAATATCaactttaaacttttaaaaactctaaaataatttagtgtccccagataacttttgaaaactCACGAAATTTACGCTtacaaacattaaaaatattttacctgaaaattgtttaatttcataagaaaatatttatgatgctTTCAAAAAATGCTTTttagagaattttaaaactgcGACTAgtctagttttttaaatttacgataAGTGTTCGGCGCGAGATTTAAAAtgcatctttttttaaatcattatgaAATCGGAACTAATTAAgcggaaatttttattttagtttatgtGCTAGCAAGCAATAAGTATGAGTactaattgatattatttcaatattaaatttgtaaacAAACTTAAAATACTAGAGATATAAATtcttctttaataaattaatttctagtCTCTAAattggaacacaaaattacgatACTGAAAGTATccaactgaaaattttagtcTTTTTAATCACCAAGTTAATTgtcatgataaaaattttgttaattttttgcatgCGATTTTTGactttcaatatttatatgagtgtgagtgtagcagacatcagacaaatttaaaattataaataattaaaaaaaaaatatttcgaaaaaatgcacttattaattttaaaattttttaaatgcgcattttttaaaattcaattttcttaattatttactctatttatttataattttaaatttgtccaATATCTggtacatttacactcatatatttattttgtttattgaaaataaataaaacttttaaatgtcTGCAACTTTCAGcatcataataaaattcacGTCACGAATTCtcacataatttaatttaaaaaattttattttcattttttaaaataattaaatcgattattttttaagtatcaactttaaaaaatatttttaatcgacgaaactaaaaattttcaatctcttatatttgaatatttatatagatacagaaaaaaagaatttctggggcgaaaaatttttcccgccccaagattttgaatttagtaaaatttaataaatatacccAGGGTGGTTCTAGGCCAGAATATCCAATGCAAAAATAACCATGAAAAATATCCAATGGAAAAATATCCAGTAGAAAAAATATCCataagtaataattaccacCTGAAATAAATCCGTGTTCAAAAATATCCATAACCGCTTTGCCAATCGGTATCCACTAATTATAAGATttattatcagtaattttacattaaatacattcaaattataataatccatcAAAAATATCATATTATTAACATGTTCTATATCTATTTCATGGgccattaataaaaaaaataccctATTTTCTAACAGTTACAACACAtttgttttatcattattgcatatataaatattcattaaaaaatctatatttttacaataatggtattaaaaatatccatgtataaattgttgttttcatatcaatgaacCACTTTTgcaaagaattattattattggatatgtttatttatggataattttttcaatggatATTATTGCATTGGAGATTTTTCATGGATATTTTTGCATTGGATATTTTTATGATGGATATTCTGACCGGTCACCACCCAAGGTGCACACTTGTCTttgtgacatctataagatatcagtttttaggcaactttttgacatatcgataaggcaccaatatgttgacaaaacgatcagaaatttatcACCGAAAAAATGTCTACTTAAAAGACTTAACACAAGAGccgataaaaagtaaattacaaatagtggtaaaataagtcatctaaacGACTTTTCAATTGACATAAGACAGGAAAAACAACACAACTCTTCTCTGTCTTCGGAACCAACATTTGCATGTCGaatttataccaaaaaaggTGACGTTgggacaaaaattttgtcttatccttttaaaagacatctttaAACATCTTTAAGTTGTCTGTCCTACTTGGAGATATACAAATTCACGGAGTGATCGAGTaattccctgatcgggtagcAGGTCTTTCactttaagtaataaaagaaaaaaaaatccaaattgaAATGGACACACTCTTTTacgtcaataaaataaaatttaccaaGTTGTGTAAAACCGAAGtagataaagtaaaataaatttccccaGATTGATAGTGTGATTGACAGTATAAATTTACTGATACTTATCACTGTGATATCTATTTACAGATACCGGATGTGAGATGAGCAGCGAGCATGTACCATTACGTAGTGCATTGTGTGCTGTCGTTCAAACCTCAGTGGGAGTTACCGGCGTTACGGAAATTTCACAGTCATCGAACGCTTCTGAACAAGTCGCtcagttataaatatataaatataaatacaaatacaaatacatattataaatatatatatctaaataaataaataaataaagactCGACAGACTATAGAAGTAGtcaataaaacataaaaaataacttaagaTAAAAAGACTTGACAGTGTAACTGTTTATCTAtaaaagatatttaaattaacaaaataaaaagccTAAAATTGTCGACGTGCTAAAGAATTTCGAACGTTTATAGACACCTGTCAATGCTACActcaaattatcaaataattttcgaCGAATGAATGCGGtatttacaatataaatatatatattaataaatatatctaccaaagattttcattaaataaaagataaaatagaataacagattctattgtatttgttatcattatcatatatatgtatatatatatggatacgTATACATGTTCTACTCAATTGTTCATCTATGTCATTGTTGTCTCGTTACTTGGTTGTTGActcttatcattatttatcatcgttcattaattaataatgtagTTTCAAGTagccatttattattattaatatacaaaaaaaaaatatatatatatataatataaagtaacagATAAACTTATGCAAATGCAACTCAAGTTATCGAAATACTCGAGGCCTATTTGTAtagtcaataaaattattttaaaattgttttcattaaatttgatatttaatttattaaattatttatgaaaaatttttttcttaattaaaaaaaaatagttaattattaattgctatcgattatttattgcaaaataatattttttatttaaaaaattttatcttaaatgttttttatgcaaaataaatattggcgggaaaaatggattttttaaaccgcgaaattttttaaattttttataataaaaattatacagtttttaaaattataattaatttacaaattgacgatcattgaatttttaaaaacttctcataattaacatttttttaattgttaaagacttttaattaattaataattgttaattgttaattttatataaattatttatatttaaattttactttatttattaattaaaatcattgttaaaaataataattaattatgttaactgttaattattatttacaaaacgAGTCTAGTCTGAGGCCtagtaaaaattagtttaaaaaaatatttttttgaaaataattgcaataaaaattgcaatttatataaagaCACTTTATAtcagtatcattaaatataataaataataataataatgcactggaaagagaattaaaactaaaataaaataatgtattgtttaattataaaagttatGAGAGTATATAAGTTTGagttaaattgtaaataaaatggtttaaaaataaaaaatatacgaccaacatacacaaaaaaaaaaaaaaagtcactaATGTAATACTTTATCACTGTACACCCGTATCGTTAATTTAAACATGAAGATAACTTAGATATTCATTAAGGTCAAgcatttatttacatttaacaataattgtttaagtcatttgttattttaatgctcgagtaattttattttttgaatttaaatcttaataatttgaatattttcagcGCGCGgaattatttagataattgggatcagaaaaaattgtgtagagctaatttttatcataatcgCGATTTAGTTGAGACAGAGTGTGGTTATCAGTATTACGAAAGTAAGATGtgtttatgaataaatttaatttaatatcaacAGCAGTCAGGCTCGTACGTATTAAtactatataattatttcattgaatcCTATGGCCTGGACAGCTAgattttttccaattattAAATTGGTAAGTATTCAGTTTTAAtaagcaattattttatttttttaattgttaatttacttttgtttTAGGGTAGAGGTAGCAGATTATTGTCAGTAAGTTCAATAAATTATGGGTCAGTGGTTccatttaaattatcagaTATTGGCGAGGGAATTAAAGAAGTCACTGTTAAAGaatggtaaattattttaattatttaaaagtcatGGTAATATCATACGGTTTAAAATTACCCATAgcaaagtaatttaattaattaaatattttcccaTATTGTTTActgggttatttttttttttgggtaatttttatgGGTTATTTTGTCATGAGTTACTTTGCTGTGGGTCATTTTTATGGGTTATTTTTGTTGTCGGTAATTTTGCGTGGATTATCTTGTGGGTAATTTTTATGAGTTACTTTACAGTGAGAAATTTTGCGTTGGTTATTTgatttttgagtatttttattgtgagtaataataatttatcaattaattggTCGAAGTTATTTTATATGGGTTACTTTACTGTGGGTAATTTTCATGGGTTATTTTTGTCATCGGTAATTTTTCATGGATTATCTTGTAGTGGGTCATTTTTATGAGTTACTTTATAGTGAGAAATTTTGCGTTGAGTATTTGATttctgagtaattttttatgagctaTTTTTGTTatgagtaataataatttatcaattaattggtcgaaattattttatatgggTTATTTTGTCATGGGTTACTTTACTGTGGGTAATTTTTGTCATCGGTAATTTTTCATGGATTATCTTGTAGTGGGTAATTTTTATGAGTTACTTTATAGTGAGAAATTTTGCGTTGGGTATTTGATttctgagtaatttttattatgagtaataattatttatcaattaattggTCGAAGTTATTTTGTGGGTTACTTTACCGTgggtaattttttatggattatTTTGTAGTGGGTCATTTTGATGGATCATTTTGTCATAGGTTATTCTACTGTgggtaattttttatggattatTTTCTAGTGGGTCATTTTTATGGGTCATTTTTCATGGATTATTTTGTAGTGGGTAATTTTTATGGGTTATTTTATAGTGATACATTTTGCGTTGGTAATTTTattgtgagtaattttttatgagcacTTTATTTAAGAGGAATAATAAGTCATGATTTAATTAGCTGAGGTTGTATGggttattttttctatcagtAATTTTTCAAGAGACATTTTATTACAAGAAATGTCATTGGTTATTTTGTTCTGAGTAATTTCTCATGGGTTATTTTTCCATGTCACCGCATTATCACCAAACgattcaaaatcaaaaatatctgattcaatagtaaaaaaaataataaattaatttattaagtatcCAAATTATtctgatgataataaatttacccaTATTGTCTGTAAttataattccatataatttttatttttaaaaattgattttttttttaaataaatttttaaagctactgaataaaaataataataataacaacaggtTTGTAAAACCAGGAGATAAAGTATCACAGTTTGACAATATCTGCGAAGTACAAAGTGACAAAGCATCTGTAACAATAACAAGTCGTTACGACGGGCAAATTAAAGCACTTCATTATAAAGTCGACGATGTGGCACTTGTTGGAGATGCTTTAGTTGATATTGAGCTACCAGATGACAATTCTCAAGAAGTTGTCGGTGTCAATGAAGAAACAATAGCTACTAAGAAACAGGAGCCGATACAAGGGGCTGCAAATGAACTTTCCGAGGCGAACAAGGgggaaaataataacaacaccaAAGTTCTTACGACACCAGCAGTAAGAAGACTGGCTGCCGAGAATAATATCGACCTTAAAGAGGTTCCGGCAACGGGAAAAGCCGGCAGAGTTCTTAAGGAAGATATTTTGGCTTTCTTGGAAGCTGGCAAATTTATTAAACCCCAGAATGTCGACAGCCGAGGAGCGAATAAAAGCGAGGAGAGAAGGGCCAACGAAGAAATTGTTCCTCTGATGGGTTATCAGAAACACATGTGGAAAACTATGTCGCAGTCTCGGGTGGGTTTTGGTCTTAACAAATCGCTTTGGTCTatcgattttgaatttaatatttaatttgccCGCGTTTGTTATTTATTGCAGACTATTCCCCACTTCGTTTATTCCGACGAGTGCGACGTGACCAAGTTATTGGAGCTACGTAATGAATCAAAGGATTATCTAAAGACGAGCCACGGAATTTCATTGTCATTTACTCCGTTCTTTGTTAAGGCGACGTCAAAAGCATTGGAAAAATATCCGAGATTAAATTCATGGCTCGATGAACAAGCACAagcactaaaaatattcaaaactcATAATATTAGCTTAGCTATGGACACAACAGAAGGCTTAATTGTTCCCAATATCAAGGATGTACAGAATCTGGGGATTATTGATATCGCCAAGGAACTTAATCGGCTCCAAGCACTGGGTCAGAAAGCCGCCTTCCCGATTGCTGATGTCACTGGTGGGACTTTTTCTTTGTCTAATATTGGAGCTGTAAGTTCATATATATTATCGcgttacta from Microplitis mediator isolate UGA2020A chromosome 7, iyMicMedi2.1, whole genome shotgun sequence includes the following:
- the LOC130671220 gene encoding lipoamide acyltransferase component of branched-chain alpha-keto acid dehydrogenase complex, mitochondrial yields the protein MAWTARFFPIIKLGRGSRLLSVSSINYGSVVPFKLSDIGEGIKEVTVKEWFVKPGDKVSQFDNICEVQSDKASVTITSRYDGQIKALHYKVDDVALVGDALVDIELPDDNSQEVVGVNEETIATKKQEPIQGAANELSEANKGENNNNTKVLTTPAVRRLAAENNIDLKEVPATGKAGRVLKEDILAFLEAGKFIKPQNVDSRGANKSEERRANEEIVPLMGYQKHMWKTMSQSRTIPHFVYSDECDVTKLLELRNESKDYLKTSHGISLSFTPFFVKATSKALEKYPRLNSWLDEQAQALKIFKTHNISLAMDTTEGLIVPNIKDVQNLGIIDIAKELNRLQALGQKAAFPIADVTGGTFSLSNIGAIGGTYAKPMILPPQIIIGVIGRVQKLPRFDSKGNITPANIVSVSWAADHRVVDGATVARFSNEWKFYVENPHLLML